A region from the Salvia splendens isolate huo1 chromosome 15, SspV2, whole genome shotgun sequence genome encodes:
- the LOC121766581 gene encoding uncharacterized GPI-anchored protein At5g19250-like, whose protein sequence is MASFSHLLFLSLLFHSALFIKCDDEEDNLLQGINQYRTSLNLTALTKSDRAECLASEVADQFKKQPCTNTTGANTVPGTEPQISSFPNLLTKCHLNVTTTRDGQILPACVPNLDPTLVLSNFTKSLYSGYLNDTKFSGVGIGSEDNWIVVVLTTSTPEGNYSPGTNENNDADNGAAGLSPIGAMVLLLVGLFMLM, encoded by the exons ATGGCgtcattctctcatcttctctttctctctctactctttCACTCCGCTCTGTTCATCAAATGCGACG ACGAGGAAGACAATCTTCTTCAAGGGATCAACCAGTACCGAACATCTCTAAACTTGACGGCTTTAACCAAGAGTGACCGAGCAGAATGCCTAGCTAGTGAAGTCGCGGATCAGTTTAAGAAGCAACCTTGCACCAACACTACAGGTGCCAACACCGTACCTGGAACCGAACCTCAGATTTCCAGCTTCCCTAACCTCCTAACAAAATGCCATCTGAATGTCACCACCACGAGGGACGGGCAGATACTGCCAGCCTGTGTTCCCAATCTCGATCCAACCCTCGTGCTCTCCAACTTCACAAAGTCGCTCTACTCTGGCTATCTCAATGACACCAAGTTCAGTGGTGTTGGGATCGGCTCCGAGGACAACTGGATTGTTGTCGTTCTGACTACGAGCACACCTGAGGGTAACTACTCACCGGGAACTAATGAGAACAACGACGCCGACAATGGAGCGGCTGGCCTCAGCCCGATTGGTGCCATGGTGCTTCTGCTAGTTGGTTTGTTCATGTTGATGTAA